From one Humulus lupulus chromosome 8, drHumLupu1.1, whole genome shotgun sequence genomic stretch:
- the LOC133797118 gene encoding probable 3-hydroxyisobutyrate dehydrogenase-like 1, mitochondrial, giving the protein MPLQFQPRSLSSHYSSFLISKHSFNLLNLHLRRSMAATTTSAEHMISPSNTRVGWIGTGVMGRSMCSHLIKAGYTVTVFNRTLSKAQPLLDMGAHLAHSPQTVASQSDVVFSIVGYPSDVRSVLLDPSSGALAGLRSGGVLVDMTTSEPSLASEISSSAAAKGCAAIDAPVSGGDLGARSGTLAIFAGGDESVVNRLNPLFTLLGKVNYMGGPGRGQFAKLANQITIASTMVGLVEGMVYAHKAGLDVALFLKAISTGAAGSKSLDLNGARILKRDFEPGFYVNHFVKDLGICLKECQNMSLALPGLALAQQLYLSLKAHGEGNLGTRALILALERLNNVSLESSVHVAPAS; this is encoded by the coding sequence ATGCCACTGCAATTCCAACCTCGCTCGCTCTCCTCTCACTACTCCTCTTTCCTCATTTCTAAGCACTCCTTCAACCTTCTTAACCTTCACCTCCGCCGCTCCATGGCCGCCACCACCACCTCTGCCGAGCACATGATAAGTCCATCAAACACTCGCGTGGGATGGATCGGCACCGGTGTCATGGGCCGCTCAATGTGTTCCCACCTTATCAAAGCCGGCTACACTGTCACCGTATTCAACCGCACTCTCTCCAAGGCCCAACCGCTCCTCGATATGGGGGCTCACCTGGCCCACTCCCCTCAAACCGTCGCTTCCCAATCCGACGTCGTATTCTCCATCGTTGGCTACCCTTCCGACGTCCGCTCTGTCCTTCTGGACCCATCCTCTGGCGCCCTCGCTGGCCTCCGTTCCGGCGGTGTCCTAGTTGATATGACCACATCGGAACCCTCTCTCGCATCCGAGATCTCCTCCTCCGCCGCTGCCAAAGGCTGCGCCGCGATCGATGCTCCGGTATCTGGCGGCGACCTGGGAGCAAGGAGCGGAACCCTAGCTATCTTCGCCGGTGGCGATGAGTCCGTGGTCAATCGATTGAACCCTCTTTTCACCCTGTTGGGGAAGGTCAACTACATGGGCGGCCCAGGCAGAGGACAATTCGCGAAGCTAGCGAACCAGATCACCATTGCTTCGACAATGGTGGGGCTAGTCGAGGGAATGGTGTACGCTCACAAGGCCGGCCTCGACGTTGCTCTGTTCTTGAAGGCGATATCGACTGGCGCGGCTGGATCAAAGTCTCTGGATTTGAACGGGGCACGGATTCTGAAGAGGGATTTTGAGCCGGGTTTCTACGTGAATCACTTTGTGAAAGATTTGGGGATTTGCTTAAAGGAGTGTCAGAATATGAGTCTTGCTCTTCCTGGGTTGGCTTTGGCTCAACAGCTTTATCTCTCGCTTAAGGCTCATGGTGAAGGGAATTTGGGCACCCGAGCGCTTATTTTAGCTCTGGAGAGGCTTAACAATGTTTCTCTTGAATCTTCTGTTCATGTTGCTCCAGCTAGCTAG